The following coding sequences lie in one Megalodesulfovibrio gigas DSM 1382 = ATCC 19364 genomic window:
- a CDS encoding sugar ABC transporter ATP-binding protein, with the protein MPRHLLELRHISKSFGHTHALRGVHLTVAPGEIHGLLGMNGSGKSTLLHILAGHPCIQLGHGRGSRGFQGEIRLQGQAFSPRSPAEAMARGVGMIHQESVLLPEFTVGENIALGREVVRPWTARVLGRRFAALDRERNDEGARLAMQQLGLEMSPATRTGALSLGRKLLVEVARELINPNLRLLLLDEPTSALDEEDTRRLHACLRTLAANGVGIVYVSHRLQEVFALCHRATILRDGEVVAEAPGGAFDVGKICELMTSRPLRTAQPSLHTQRLDDSPPLLRLRNFRVDMPGEPLRNMTLDVRQGEMIGLAGLTGHGRPALGRGLFGLCPTGGQALFGQSDTIDLCTDAGRRKACDELAYIPEDRRQMGLLLQHSVQDNLTFSVLHRRGRFLRPFPVPALRWCDERAARRFAEECVQTFGIRCASVRQPVSQLSGGNQQKLCIARALASSPRLLLVSEPVRGIDVEAKEAILGQLLRSNTKEGLTIIMASSELDTLQRCCTRIVVLHEGRLQAVLPSGTDEQIISRCMCGVAGEMA; encoded by the coding sequence ATGCCCCGCCACCTGCTCGAACTCCGGCATATTTCCAAGTCGTTTGGCCATACGCACGCCTTGCGGGGCGTCCATCTGACGGTTGCGCCCGGCGAAATCCACGGCCTCCTGGGCATGAATGGGTCCGGCAAAAGCACGCTGTTGCACATCCTGGCCGGGCATCCTTGCATCCAGTTGGGGCACGGCAGAGGCTCTCGCGGGTTTCAAGGGGAAATTCGCCTGCAGGGGCAGGCGTTTTCTCCCCGCTCGCCAGCCGAGGCCATGGCCAGGGGCGTGGGCATGATTCATCAGGAATCTGTGCTGCTCCCGGAATTCACTGTGGGGGAGAATATCGCCCTGGGACGTGAAGTTGTGCGGCCCTGGACCGCGCGCGTGCTGGGACGCAGATTTGCCGCCCTGGACCGGGAGCGCAACGACGAGGGGGCGCGCCTGGCCATGCAACAGCTGGGGCTGGAGATGTCCCCTGCAACCCGGACAGGGGCGCTCAGCCTGGGGCGCAAGCTGCTGGTGGAGGTGGCCCGCGAGCTGATCAACCCGAATCTGCGGTTGCTGTTGCTCGACGAACCCACCTCGGCCCTGGATGAAGAAGACACGCGACGCCTCCATGCCTGCCTGCGGACCCTGGCGGCCAACGGCGTGGGGATTGTCTATGTCTCGCACCGCCTGCAGGAGGTCTTTGCCTTGTGCCATCGGGCAACCATCCTGCGCGATGGCGAGGTGGTGGCTGAGGCGCCGGGCGGGGCCTTCGATGTGGGGAAAATCTGCGAGCTCATGACCTCCCGCCCCTTGCGCACGGCGCAACCCTCGCTGCACACGCAGCGGCTGGACGATAGCCCCCCCTTGCTTCGCTTGCGGAATTTCCGGGTGGACATGCCCGGCGAGCCGTTGCGCAACATGACCCTGGACGTCCGCCAGGGAGAAATGATCGGCCTGGCCGGGCTGACCGGCCATGGCCGCCCGGCCCTGGGGCGGGGGCTGTTTGGCCTGTGCCCGACGGGCGGGCAGGCGCTGTTCGGACAATCTGACACGATCGACCTTTGCACGGACGCCGGACGCCGCAAGGCATGCGACGAGCTGGCATATATTCCTGAAGATCGTCGCCAAATGGGCCTGCTGTTGCAGCACAGCGTGCAGGACAATCTGACCTTTTCCGTTCTGCATCGCCGGGGACGGTTCCTTCGTCCGTTTCCCGTGCCGGCCTTGCGCTGGTGCGATGAGCGGGCTGCCCGCCGTTTTGCCGAAGAGTGTGTGCAGACATTTGGCATCCGCTGCGCCTCGGTGCGGCAACCGGTCTCACAACTCAGCGGCGGCAATCAGCAAAAACTCTGCATCGCCCGGGCGCTGGCATCCTCGCCGCGACTGTTGCTGGTGTCCGAACCTGTCCGAGGCATCGACGTGGAGGCCAAGGAAGCCATTTTGGGGCAGTTGCTGCGCAGCAACACCAAGGAGGGGCTGACCATCATCATGGCTTCCAGCGAACTCGATACACTGCAACGGTGCTGCACCCGCATTGTCGTATTGCATGAGGGACGCCTCCAGGCTGTGTTGCCTTCAGGCACGGACGAGCAGATCATTTCGCGCTGCATGTGCGGTGTTGCCGGGGAGATGGCATGA
- a CDS encoding ABC transporter permease subunit, translated as MKFPRVPPAQGIILLFLAGLLAAAWMLDMDILQLLGDALTRLGMNGVLVLSLLPMFNAGLGLNFGLPVAVTAGLLGMCLAVNFRLSGLPGLFGALAFAVPAAVLLGYGYALLLRRVRGREEIAGTFLGFSFVAGMNLFWATAPFTNPAMLWPIGGAGMRPTIGLGPYFGKALNNALPLSLPLGFGSLTIPAGMLAFYGAVCLLLWLYYRTRLGKAALAVGENELFAAIHGVDVHRTRLAAVIVSTILGAFGMIVYAQSYGFVELYDAPLMMAFPAASAMLIGGVSGGRGTIPQAVLGALLFQSLYVLSAPIANEVFIPESAEILRMLITNAVILYAFMHRGNPKGT; from the coding sequence ATGAAATTTCCGCGCGTGCCGCCGGCGCAGGGCATCATCCTGCTGTTTCTGGCAGGACTGCTGGCCGCGGCGTGGATGCTGGACATGGACATCCTGCAACTGCTGGGCGACGCCTTGACACGCCTGGGCATGAACGGCGTGCTGGTGCTCTCCTTGCTTCCCATGTTCAATGCCGGCCTGGGGCTGAATTTTGGCCTGCCCGTGGCCGTCACCGCCGGCCTGCTGGGCATGTGCCTGGCGGTGAATTTTCGTCTGTCCGGGCTGCCCGGCCTGTTCGGCGCCCTGGCCTTTGCTGTTCCCGCTGCGGTGTTGCTGGGTTACGGCTATGCACTGCTGCTGCGGCGGGTGCGCGGTCGGGAGGAGATTGCCGGCACGTTTCTGGGTTTTTCCTTCGTGGCGGGGATGAATCTGTTCTGGGCCACCGCACCCTTTACCAACCCGGCCATGCTCTGGCCCATCGGCGGTGCCGGGATGCGCCCCACCATCGGCCTGGGGCCATACTTCGGCAAGGCCCTGAACAACGCGTTGCCCCTGTCGCTGCCCTTGGGCTTCGGCTCCCTGACCATTCCGGCCGGCATGTTGGCCTTTTATGGGGCCGTCTGTCTGCTGCTGTGGCTGTACTACCGGACCCGCCTGGGCAAGGCGGCCCTGGCCGTGGGCGAGAACGAGCTGTTTGCGGCCATTCATGGCGTGGATGTGCACCGGACGCGCCTGGCGGCCGTAATTGTCTCCACCATCCTCGGCGCGTTCGGCATGATTGTGTATGCGCAGAGCTACGGCTTTGTGGAACTGTACGACGCGCCGTTGATGATGGCGTTTCCAGCGGCGTCGGCCATGCTCATTGGCGGGGTTTCAGGGGGGCGGGGGACGATTCCGCAGGCCGTCCTGGGCGCATTGTTGTTTCAGTCGCTCTATGTCTTGTCCGCACCCATTGCCAATGAAGTGTTCATCCCGGAATCTGCGGAAATTCTGCGCATGCTCATTACAAACGCCGTGATTCTGTATGCCTTCATGCACCGCGGGAACCCAAAGGGGACATGA
- a CDS encoding ABC transporter permease subunit produces MRRAIKDNPTSLLFALLCVIGWHYSGMSAAFLCNEVMVRFVRNGVLVLALLIPLTAGMGLNFAISVGAIAAQTGVLLALNAGVGGLPGLGLAAVVGCLLALGAGWLIGRGLNLVKGKEMIATMIIGFLATCLYQLVFLVGYGSLIPAYNQEMLLSRGVGVRSTVDLLPYRHGLDTYWLIHLGPLEVPLFMILVVLGCALGVRGIMRSRIGGHFRAVGQDVEKARLLGLDVEGVRVQAMMLSTTIACLGQLFHLQNIGMMNVYTAHLNAGIFSCAALLAGGATLYAAGVGNAFLGLLLFHALFIVSPQAGQNLFQNAALGEYFRSFTAYGTIAFALILNPAAPRRTRPRPAAEKDAPAGD; encoded by the coding sequence ATGCGTCGTGCGATTAAGGACAATCCTACTTCCTTGCTGTTTGCGTTGTTGTGCGTCATCGGCTGGCATTATTCGGGCATGTCTGCGGCCTTCCTGTGCAATGAAGTGATGGTTCGCTTCGTGCGCAACGGGGTGTTGGTTCTGGCCCTGCTCATCCCCCTGACCGCAGGCATGGGACTCAATTTCGCCATCAGCGTGGGAGCCATCGCCGCGCAAACGGGGGTGCTTCTGGCCCTGAATGCCGGTGTGGGCGGCCTGCCTGGCCTGGGCCTGGCGGCGGTGGTCGGGTGCCTGCTGGCCCTGGGTGCGGGCTGGCTCATTGGCCGGGGGCTGAACCTTGTCAAAGGCAAGGAAATGATCGCCACGATGATCATCGGCTTTCTGGCCACCTGCCTGTATCAGCTCGTGTTTTTGGTGGGATATGGCTCGCTTATTCCGGCGTATAATCAGGAGATGCTGCTCTCCAGGGGCGTTGGCGTGCGCAGTACCGTGGATCTGCTGCCGTACCGCCATGGGCTGGATACGTATTGGCTGATTCACCTTGGCCCGCTGGAGGTGCCCCTATTCATGATTCTGGTGGTGCTGGGGTGTGCCCTGGGTGTGCGGGGCATCATGCGGTCCCGGATTGGCGGCCATTTTCGGGCGGTGGGCCAGGACGTGGAGAAGGCCAGGCTCCTGGGGCTTGATGTGGAAGGAGTCCGCGTGCAGGCGATGATGTTGTCCACCACCATTGCCTGTCTCGGACAGCTCTTTCATTTGCAAAACATCGGTATGATGAACGTCTACACCGCGCACCTCAACGCAGGCATTTTCTCCTGCGCCGCGCTGCTGGCTGGCGGAGCGACGTTGTATGCTGCCGGCGTGGGCAATGCCTTTCTGGGTCTGTTGCTGTTTCATGCGTTGTTTATCGTGTCCCCCCAGGCCGGGCAGAACCTGTTCCAGAATGCAGCCCTTGGCGAGTATTTTCGCAGTTTCACGGCCTACGGCACCATCGCCTTTGCCCTGATCCTCAACCCTGCGGCACCACGCCGCACACGGCCTCGGCCAGCAGCGGAAAAAGACGCACCTGCCGGTGATTGA
- a CDS encoding transposase, with protein MPIPLDAQNRKGVAPFAGACETSELLNFSELVSSEQKARRFLLGFCWKNHQRHCLHCKARKLYKLADGRRRCAACGYTFHDFSRRFLNACNFSCRQWLWFLKLFELGATPRDMAGQLGVHYETVLKAQDAVRRALLAQSLDAPALFRAGIWPGPGSTPPAQPLQDAPVFGLIELNGFMLCDLLPDLTPAALLHFKTNFHLATASLGQVVYTAPYRQYLSLLCCGPSLWPAQYVRHETKGLPVDANRFWIFAKRRFARLRGMAPAHFPLHLKELEFLFNHRQVRLFPLLAEAVCGVVPQG; from the coding sequence ATGCCCATTCCTCTTGACGCTCAGAATCGCAAGGGTGTCGCGCCTTTTGCCGGAGCGTGTGAGACCTCGGAACTCCTGAATTTTTCGGAACTCGTGTCCAGCGAGCAAAAAGCCCGCCGTTTTCTACTGGGATTTTGTTGGAAAAACCATCAACGGCATTGCCTGCACTGCAAGGCCCGCAAGCTCTACAAACTGGCAGACGGCCGCCGCCGGTGCGCTGCCTGTGGCTACACCTTTCATGACTTCAGCCGACGCTTTCTGAACGCGTGCAATTTTTCATGCCGGCAGTGGCTGTGGTTTCTGAAGCTGTTCGAACTGGGCGCCACGCCACGGGACATGGCCGGGCAACTTGGCGTGCACTACGAAACCGTGCTCAAGGCCCAGGACGCCGTGCGCCGCGCCCTGCTTGCACAGTCGCTTGATGCGCCGGCTCTGTTCCGCGCCGGCATCTGGCCCGGACCGGGGAGCACCCCGCCAGCGCAGCCGCTGCAGGACGCGCCGGTTTTCGGACTCATCGAACTGAACGGGTTCATGCTCTGCGATCTGCTGCCGGATCTCACGCCCGCGGCCCTGCTGCACTTCAAGACAAATTTCCATCTGGCCACCGCCAGCCTGGGGCAAGTGGTCTATACTGCACCATACCGGCAGTACCTCTCCTTGCTCTGCTGTGGACCGTCCCTCTGGCCGGCGCAGTATGTTCGTCACGAAACCAAGGGCCTGCCCGTGGACGCCAACCGCTTCTGGATCTTTGCCAAACGTCGCTTCGCCCGGCTGCGTGGCATGGCCCCGGCGCACTTTCCGCTTCATCTCAAGGAGCTGGAATTCCTGTTCAATCACCGGCAGGTGCGTCTTTTTCCGCTGCTGGCCGAGGCCGTGTGCGGCGTGGTGCCGCAGGGTTGA
- a CDS encoding winged helix-turn-helix domain-containing protein translates to MEQEMTIRVHLWVETREGVAFGMGRLLLLDFIEQYGSLRKAASAMGMSYRAAWCKLRASEKALGVTLVEPVGSKREGCRLTPEGARLRESFRAWFRTVERTAQLNAQALFAWPTRAYPAAETSADIAILGDEAPMPPPVRRMLPAAAL, encoded by the coding sequence ATGGAACAGGAGATGACCATTCGCGTGCACCTGTGGGTGGAGACGCGAGAGGGGGTCGCATTTGGCATGGGCAGGTTGTTGCTCTTGGATTTTATTGAACAATACGGCTCGCTACGCAAGGCGGCCAGCGCCATGGGCATGTCCTACCGGGCGGCGTGGTGCAAGCTCAGGGCGTCGGAAAAAGCCCTGGGCGTGACGCTGGTGGAGCCGGTGGGCAGCAAGCGGGAGGGCTGCCGGTTGACACCGGAGGGCGCGCGGTTGCGGGAATCCTTCCGGGCCTGGTTCAGGACCGTGGAGCGCACGGCGCAACTCAATGCCCAGGCGCTCTTTGCCTGGCCGACGCGGGCGTATCCTGCCGCGGAGACGTCGGCCGATATCGCCATACTCGGCGACGAGGCTCCAATGCCGCCACCAGTTCGCAGGATGCTGCCCGCCGCAGCACTTTGA